A window of Halomonas sp. H10-9-1 contains these coding sequences:
- a CDS encoding YciK family oxidoreductase, with the protein MTTCKIDYQAPSELLDGRVILVTGAGDGIGRTAALTYARHGATVILLGRTTAKLEAVYDEIEAAGGPQPAIFPLNFEGATLKDYHDMAETLDREFGRLDGILHNAGLLGRIMPFEQCNPELWEQVMQVNINGPIWMTQALLPLLKSSPDASVIFTSSGVGRKGRAYWGGYAVSKFATEGFVEVLADELEHLGNIRVNSLNPGATLTQMRRTAYPGEDPASLLTPEAIMPTYLWLMGPESRGHNGERFDAQPPKA; encoded by the coding sequence ATGACCACCTGCAAGATCGACTACCAGGCGCCGAGCGAGCTGCTGGACGGCCGCGTGATCCTGGTCACCGGTGCCGGCGACGGCATCGGCCGAACCGCGGCGCTCACCTATGCCCGACACGGCGCTACGGTGATCCTGCTGGGACGAACCACCGCCAAGCTGGAGGCGGTGTACGACGAGATCGAGGCCGCCGGCGGCCCCCAGCCGGCGATCTTCCCGCTGAACTTCGAGGGCGCCACCCTCAAGGACTACCACGACATGGCCGAGACCCTGGACCGGGAGTTCGGCCGCCTGGACGGCATCCTGCACAACGCCGGGCTGCTGGGGCGCATCATGCCCTTCGAGCAGTGCAATCCCGAGCTCTGGGAGCAGGTGATGCAGGTCAATATCAACGGGCCGATCTGGATGACCCAGGCGTTGCTGCCGCTGCTCAAGAGCTCGCCAGACGCCTCGGTGATCTTCACCTCGTCAGGCGTGGGCAGGAAGGGGCGCGCCTACTGGGGGGGCTACGCGGTCTCCAAGTTCGCCACCGAAGGCTTCGTGGAGGTGCTCGCCGATGAGCTCGAGCACCTGGGCAACATCCGGGTCAATAGCCTCAACCCCGGCGCCACTCTCACCCAGATGCGTCGCACCGCCTATCCGGGCGAGGACCCCGCCAGCCTGCTCACTCCCGAGGCGATCATGCCTACCTACCTGTGGCTGATGGGCCCGGAGAGCCGCGGCCACAATGGCGAGCGCTTCGACGCCCAGCCACCGAAGGCCTGA
- a CDS encoding Fe-Mn family superoxide dismutase, with amino-acid sequence MSFELPALPYDAKALEPHLSRALVQRRHGELQRACLARLNRLVAGTPWAERPLEAILLGAEGEIAQQAAQAWALTFHWHSLAPRSGAPGDALAAAIEARWGGLEGLRAAMAVAVVDGPAGGWAWLVRDGEGVALMMGEAGSVPLSRGLTPLLALRLADAPDTQGPAALAAFWALANWRFATTNFSGPAAPRR; translated from the coding sequence ATGTCATTCGAACTGCCTGCCCTGCCCTACGACGCCAAGGCCCTGGAACCGCACCTCTCCCGCGCGCTCGTGCAGCGGCGCCACGGCGAGCTCCAGCGGGCCTGCTTGGCTCGCCTCAATCGGCTGGTCGCCGGCACGCCCTGGGCGGAGCGCCCCCTGGAGGCCATTCTCCTCGGTGCCGAGGGCGAGATCGCCCAGCAGGCGGCGCAGGCCTGGGCCCTCACCTTCCACTGGCACTCCCTCGCGCCGCGCAGCGGCGCTCCCGGTGATGCCCTGGCGGCGGCCATCGAGGCGCGCTGGGGAGGCCTCGAGGGCCTGCGCGCGGCAATGGCAGTGGCCGTCGTCGACGGCCCCGCTGGCGGCTGGGCATGGCTGGTGCGTGATGGCGAAGGCGTCGCCCTGATGATGGGGGAGGCGGGCAGTGTGCCCCTGAGCCGCGGCCTGACGCCCCTGCTGGCCCTCCGCCTGGCCGACGCCCCCGATACGCAGGGGCCGGCGGCACTGGCGGCCTTCTGGGCACTGGCCAACTGGCGATTCGCCACCACCAACTTCTCGGGTCCGGCCGCGCCGCGCCGCTGA
- the pal gene encoding peptidoglycan-associated lipoprotein Pal, giving the protein MQFKPYARSLAVALSLALVAGCSSTGGTQDGSMDGTRDGSGASSTGVSDGRASGSGYGGTAGASGQQADGRIPQQRTIYFEFDSERIRAEFEPVLAANARYLRENGNARVVLQGHTDERGTREYNMALGERRARSVERFLSVQGVSPSQVEVVSYGEERPAARGQNEEAFAQNRRVVFAY; this is encoded by the coding sequence ATGCAATTCAAGCCCTATGCCCGCTCCCTGGCAGTCGCCCTGTCGCTGGCCCTGGTGGCCGGCTGTTCCAGCACCGGCGGCACCCAGGACGGCTCCATGGACGGAACTCGCGACGGTAGCGGTGCCAGCAGTACCGGCGTGAGCGATGGTCGGGCCAGCGGCTCCGGCTACGGTGGCACCGCAGGGGCTTCCGGCCAGCAGGCGGACGGTCGCATCCCCCAGCAGCGCACCATCTACTTCGAGTTCGACAGCGAGCGAATTCGCGCCGAGTTCGAGCCGGTGCTAGCCGCCAATGCCCGCTACCTGCGTGAGAACGGCAATGCGCGGGTGGTGCTCCAGGGCCACACCGACGAGCGTGGCACCCGCGAGTACAACATGGCACTGGGCGAGCGACGTGCCCGCTCGGTGGAACGGTTCCTCTCCGTGCAGGGCGTTTCCCCCTCCCAGGTCGAGGTGGTCAGCTACGGCGAGGAGCGTCCTGCGGCACGCGGCCAGAACGAAGAGGCCTTCGCCCAGAACCGTCGGGTCGTGTTCGCCTACTGA
- a CDS encoding autotransporter assembly complex family protein, with protein sequence MENRVGVRLIAATLVLGLLPAPDVLAIEARLQGIEGSVADNVRHYLAGLDETQYSRARLEGEALRRASEAMRVYGYYEPQIEARLAQGEAPESVELVIEPGPRVRIETLDFRLEGDAREDPPFQEAIDAFPLSVGEALVHAPYDSLRDRLANLALERGYFEWRYAERRMEVRPFEESARLYLTLESGPRYRFGDVAIAGSHIEPQRLRRMLPFAPGDPYLAGDLATFNQRLGQTEWFRSVTVKPRLQGSPLALNEAKPGWLQAVATEGEGRYAVAPRISGAALAGTATLIARQEAFPAVPIDVNVAPADRHQFVAGVGYATDVGPRMRFSWEQPWINRYGHGLDHDLYLSAPEQRFGGVYSLPLDNPLRDSYRFQYELSHKDNDDTRSLEATMEGARRWEFDNGWIQHLYVRTTYEDFTQGNDSEQVLLLYPGVRWSRTRTRNPTFPTWGDRQQLSLEVSDGLWGSDADFLRLTGESRWIRKIGANNRVVTGVGVGAIETDDFSLIPPSLRFFAGGDNSVRGYGYESLSPRDDEGKLSGGQQLFTYSLEWQHRVTGDWWGAAFIDTGDAFDDWGPDDLNTGAGLGVRWISPVGPIRLDIAHPFDDEDNSWRLHFAIGPEF encoded by the coding sequence ATGGAAAATCGCGTGGGAGTGCGCCTGATCGCGGCGACTCTGGTGCTGGGCCTGCTGCCCGCCCCGGACGTGCTGGCCATCGAGGCCCGCCTCCAGGGGATCGAGGGCAGTGTGGCGGATAACGTGCGCCACTACCTGGCGGGCCTGGACGAGACCCAGTACAGCCGAGCACGGCTGGAGGGTGAGGCCCTGCGTCGCGCCAGTGAGGCGATGCGTGTCTACGGCTACTACGAACCGCAGATCGAGGCCCGCCTGGCACAGGGCGAGGCCCCCGAGTCGGTCGAGCTCGTCATCGAGCCGGGCCCGCGGGTGCGTATCGAGACCCTCGACTTCCGCCTCGAGGGGGATGCCCGGGAGGACCCTCCCTTCCAGGAGGCCATCGACGCCTTTCCCCTCAGCGTGGGTGAGGCCCTGGTTCACGCGCCCTACGACAGCCTGCGCGACCGCCTGGCCAACCTCGCCCTGGAGCGCGGCTACTTCGAGTGGCGCTATGCCGAGCGCCGCATGGAAGTGCGACCCTTTGAGGAGAGCGCCAGGCTCTACCTGACCCTGGAGAGTGGTCCGCGCTATCGCTTCGGTGACGTCGCCATCGCCGGTAGCCATATCGAGCCACAGCGCCTGCGCCGGATGCTGCCCTTCGCCCCCGGCGACCCCTACCTGGCCGGAGACCTGGCCACCTTCAACCAGCGCCTGGGGCAGACCGAGTGGTTCCGTTCCGTCACCGTGAAACCGCGACTGCAGGGCTCGCCCCTGGCCCTGAACGAGGCCAAGCCGGGCTGGCTCCAGGCGGTGGCCACCGAGGGGGAGGGGCGCTACGCCGTGGCGCCGCGCATCTCCGGGGCGGCCCTGGCGGGGACGGCGACGCTGATAGCGAGGCAGGAAGCGTTCCCCGCGGTCCCCATCGACGTCAACGTGGCGCCGGCCGACCGCCACCAGTTCGTGGCCGGTGTCGGCTACGCCACCGACGTGGGGCCGCGAATGCGCTTCTCGTGGGAGCAGCCGTGGATCAACCGCTATGGCCACGGCCTCGACCATGACCTCTACCTCTCGGCTCCCGAGCAGCGCTTCGGAGGCGTCTACTCGCTGCCGCTCGACAACCCCCTGCGCGACAGCTATCGCTTCCAGTACGAGCTCAGCCACAAGGACAACGACGACACCCGTTCGCTGGAGGCCACCATGGAAGGGGCGCGCCGCTGGGAGTTCGATAACGGCTGGATCCAGCACCTCTACGTGCGCACCACCTACGAGGACTTTACCCAGGGCAACGACAGCGAGCAGGTGCTGCTGCTCTACCCCGGCGTCCGCTGGTCGCGCACCCGGACCCGCAACCCGACGTTCCCCACCTGGGGCGACCGCCAGCAGCTGAGCCTGGAGGTCTCCGATGGGCTGTGGGGCTCCGACGCCGACTTCCTGCGCCTCACCGGCGAGTCTCGCTGGATTCGCAAGATCGGTGCCAACAACCGCGTGGTGACCGGGGTCGGCGTCGGCGCCATCGAGACCGATGACTTCTCGCTGATCCCTCCGTCGCTGCGCTTCTTCGCCGGCGGCGACAACAGCGTGCGTGGCTACGGCTACGAGAGCCTCTCGCCGCGTGACGACGAGGGCAAGCTCAGCGGAGGCCAGCAGCTCTTCACCTACAGCCTCGAGTGGCAGCACCGTGTGACCGGCGACTGGTGGGGGGCGGCCTTCATCGATACCGGTGACGCCTTCGACGACTGGGGCCCCGACGACCTCAATACCGGCGCGGGGCTGGGCGTACGCTGGATCTCCCCGGTCGGCCCGATTCGCCTGGATATCGCTCACCCGTTCGACGACGAGGACAATTCGTGGCGCCTACATTTCGCCATCGGTCCAGAGTTCTGA
- the ybgF gene encoding tol-pal system protein YbgF produces MKHGLKGLCGAGALVLPLSVGFPALAQQPVIEDLTAQPSTFYQQTETRESAGGSLVIFNQVQEHQEELRRLRGQVEELRHQLEQLRGQTRQQYMDLEDRLASLAAGASPPTLSDAGGEGVDEQVAERVADEAPAPSSDDPDAQAAYQRAFSSIQARQFEAAIAAFDAFVGDYPDSRLTPNAHYWLGELHSAEGRLEPAEAAFRTVLDDYPGSNKVPDALYKLGLLKARQGQPDASRALLERVREEHPESSAAGLAGDFLRESGN; encoded by the coding sequence ATGAAACACGGTCTGAAAGGACTGTGCGGTGCGGGAGCCCTGGTGCTCCCGCTCTCCGTGGGGTTTCCCGCACTGGCCCAGCAGCCGGTGATCGAGGACCTGACCGCGCAGCCCAGCACCTTCTATCAGCAGACGGAGACCCGTGAGTCGGCCGGTGGCAGCCTGGTGATCTTCAACCAGGTCCAGGAGCACCAGGAGGAGCTCCGCCGGCTGCGTGGCCAGGTCGAGGAGCTGCGTCATCAGCTCGAACAGCTGCGCGGGCAGACCCGCCAGCAATACATGGACCTCGAGGATCGCCTCGCCTCGCTGGCGGCCGGCGCGTCACCTCCCACCCTCAGTGACGCAGGCGGCGAGGGGGTCGACGAGCAGGTCGCCGAACGCGTGGCCGACGAAGCACCGGCCCCGAGCAGCGATGACCCCGACGCCCAGGCGGCCTATCAGCGGGCCTTCTCCAGCATCCAGGCACGCCAGTTCGAGGCCGCCATCGCCGCCTTCGACGCCTTCGTCGGCGACTATCCCGACAGCCGCCTGACGCCCAACGCCCACTACTGGCTGGGCGAGCTGCACTCCGCCGAGGGCCGCCTGGAACCCGCCGAGGCGGCCTTCCGCACGGTGCTTGACGACTATCCCGGCAGCAACAAGGTGCCCGATGCCCTCTACAAGCTGGGCCTGCTCAAGGCACGCCAGGGCCAGCCGGACGCGAGCCGGGCGCTGCTCGAGCGGGTGCGCGAGGAGCACCCGGAGAGCTCCGCGGCGGGGCTGGCAGGGGACTTCCTGCGCGAGTCCGGCAACTGA
- the ubiG gene encoding bifunctional 2-polyprenyl-6-hydroxyphenol methylase/3-demethylubiquinol 3-O-methyltransferase UbiG, with translation MGATSTSAENVDPGEIAKFEALAGRWWDATGEFKPLHDINPLRLDFIDARAGLAGRRVLDVGCGGGILAEGMAHRGARVTGIDLGEAPLGVARLHAEESGVEIEYRRVSVEALAEEAPGSFDVVTCLEMLEHVPDPGSVVRACATLVKPGGQVFFSTLNRNPKALALAVVGAEYLLRMLPRGTHDYAKFIRPAELAGWCRRAGLEVREQSGLVFNPLSRRYRLHPTDVSVNYLMHCRREEA, from the coding sequence ATGGGCGCAACATCAACCTCAGCGGAGAATGTGGATCCCGGCGAGATTGCCAAGTTCGAGGCCCTGGCGGGACGCTGGTGGGATGCCACCGGGGAGTTCAAGCCGTTGCACGATATCAACCCGCTGCGCCTGGACTTTATCGACGCGCGTGCCGGCCTGGCCGGGCGGCGGGTGCTGGATGTCGGCTGTGGCGGCGGCATCCTCGCCGAGGGCATGGCCCATCGCGGCGCCCGGGTCACCGGCATCGATCTGGGCGAGGCCCCACTGGGGGTGGCCCGCCTGCATGCCGAGGAGAGTGGAGTCGAGATCGAGTACCGCCGGGTCAGCGTCGAGGCCCTGGCCGAGGAGGCGCCGGGAAGCTTCGATGTGGTCACCTGCCTGGAGATGCTCGAGCACGTACCCGACCCGGGCTCGGTGGTGCGCGCCTGCGCGACCCTGGTCAAGCCCGGTGGCCAGGTGTTTTTCTCGACCCTGAACCGCAATCCCAAGGCCCTGGCCCTGGCGGTGGTCGGAGCCGAGTACCTGCTGCGCATGTTGCCCCGCGGCACCCACGACTATGCCAAGTTCATCCGTCCCGCCGAGCTGGCTGGATGGTGCCGGCGGGCGGGCCTGGAGGTGCGCGAGCAGAGTGGCCTGGTCTTCAACCCCCTGAGTCGCCGCTACCGGCTGCACCCGACCGATGTCTCGGTCAACTACCTGATGCACTGCCGGCGCGAGGAGGCGTGA
- the galU gene encoding UTP--glucose-1-phosphate uridylyltransferase GalU: MIRKAVLPVAGFGTRCLPASKAIPKEMITIVDRPVIQYVVQEAVAAGIRDIVLVTHGSKAAIENHFDKHFELEASLEAKGKHALLEELRAIVPDDVNIISVRQPEPLGLGHAVLCARPVIGDDAPFAVLLPDVLVDDEGLEANDLAGMLEAFEHSGHAQLMVEEVPHEMTCKYGIVDTGGETPAPGESRPLAGVVEKPPVEEAPSDLAVIGRYVLPGSIFALLAETPPGAGAEIQLTDAIETLRAREGVDAYRMRGKTFDCGHQLGYLEATLAYGRRHARFGEGFRELLARYAGEA, from the coding sequence ATGATTCGCAAGGCCGTGCTTCCCGTCGCCGGTTTCGGCACCCGCTGCCTGCCGGCCTCCAAGGCGATTCCCAAGGAGATGATCACCATCGTTGACCGTCCGGTGATCCAGTACGTGGTCCAGGAGGCGGTTGCCGCCGGCATCCGCGACATCGTGCTGGTGACCCACGGCAGCAAGGCCGCCATCGAAAACCACTTCGACAAGCACTTCGAGCTCGAGGCGAGCCTCGAGGCCAAGGGCAAGCACGCGCTGCTCGAGGAGCTGCGCGCCATCGTCCCCGACGACGTCAACATCATCAGCGTGCGCCAGCCGGAGCCGCTGGGACTTGGCCATGCGGTGCTGTGTGCCCGGCCGGTGATTGGCGATGACGCCCCCTTCGCCGTGCTGCTTCCCGACGTGCTGGTGGATGACGAGGGCCTCGAGGCCAACGACCTGGCCGGCATGCTGGAGGCCTTCGAGCACAGCGGCCATGCCCAACTGATGGTCGAGGAGGTGCCCCACGAGATGACCTGCAAGTACGGCATCGTCGACACCGGCGGTGAGACTCCCGCGCCGGGCGAGTCACGGCCGCTGGCCGGCGTGGTGGAGAAGCCCCCGGTGGAGGAGGCCCCCTCCGACCTGGCCGTGATCGGCCGCTATGTCCTGCCCGGCAGCATCTTCGCACTGCTCGCCGAGACTCCCCCCGGTGCCGGTGCCGAGATCCAGTTGACCGATGCCATCGAGACCCTGCGCGCCCGGGAGGGCGTCGACGCCTACAGAATGCGCGGCAAGACCTTCGACTGCGGCCATCAACTGGGCTACCTCGAGGCCACCCTCGCCTATGGGCGTCGCCACGCCCGCTTCGGCGAAGGCTTCCGCGAGCTGCTCGCGCGCTACGCCGGGGAGGCCTGA
- a CDS encoding nucleotide sugar dehydrogenase, giving the protein MRVLVHGSELSAATAAAALSWVGHEVTWLPHADQSWPTLRGADWLIREPRLLDQLEAGLADASLRLATSAEEALQRPQEVVWLSLSPEQRGDLDGLFDALGSHGGPSRLLVNHSTFPVGETERLESRLGQGSHAVALSDMIEEGRAWETFTRPGRWLLGVDDAGAEAQVRELLRAFNRRREVIQCMPCRAAELTKLAINGMLATRISYMNEVAGLADSLGVDVEFVRQGMGSDPRIGYEYLYPGCGFGGPNFSRDLMRLADVQSASGRRSALLEQVLDINEHKKETLFRKLWAHFHGRLEGRRIAIWGAAFKPGTARIDHAPVLTLLRALWAEGVHVRIHDPAALPALREEVGDHPLLEGFDGDPLEACRGADALMLVTEWKAYWNPDWRRLATLLDQRLVLDGRNIYDPAWVAAQGLHYRGIGRRADP; this is encoded by the coding sequence ATGCGTGTGCTGGTTCACGGCAGCGAGCTCTCTGCCGCTACCGCCGCCGCCGCCCTCAGTTGGGTGGGTCATGAGGTCACCTGGCTGCCGCATGCCGACCAGTCATGGCCGACCTTGCGGGGAGCCGATTGGCTGATCCGCGAGCCGCGCCTGCTCGACCAGCTCGAGGCCGGCCTGGCCGACGCCAGCCTGCGGCTGGCGACGAGCGCCGAAGAGGCCCTGCAACGGCCCCAGGAGGTGGTCTGGCTCTCGCTCTCGCCGGAGCAGCGCGGTGACCTCGATGGCCTGTTCGATGCCCTCGGGAGCCACGGCGGCCCGTCACGGCTGCTGGTCAACCACTCCACCTTCCCGGTGGGTGAGACCGAGCGACTGGAGTCCCGGCTGGGACAAGGCAGCCACGCCGTGGCCCTGTCGGACATGATCGAGGAGGGGCGCGCCTGGGAGACCTTCACCCGGCCCGGTCGCTGGCTGCTGGGCGTCGACGATGCCGGGGCGGAGGCGCAGGTGCGCGAGCTGTTGCGCGCCTTCAACCGGCGTCGTGAGGTGATCCAATGCATGCCGTGTCGCGCGGCCGAGCTCACCAAGCTGGCGATCAACGGCATGCTGGCCACTCGCATCAGCTACATGAACGAGGTGGCGGGGCTGGCCGACAGCCTGGGCGTCGACGTCGAGTTCGTGCGCCAGGGGATGGGCTCCGATCCACGCATCGGCTACGAGTACCTCTATCCCGGCTGTGGCTTCGGCGGCCCCAACTTCTCCCGCGACCTGATGCGCCTGGCCGACGTGCAGTCCGCCAGTGGGCGGCGCTCGGCGCTGCTCGAGCAGGTGCTCGACATCAACGAGCACAAGAAGGAAACCCTGTTCCGCAAGCTATGGGCGCACTTCCACGGCCGCCTGGAAGGGCGCCGCATCGCCATCTGGGGCGCCGCCTTCAAGCCCGGCACCGCGCGCATCGACCACGCCCCCGTGCTGACCCTGCTGCGGGCACTGTGGGCCGAGGGCGTGCATGTGCGCATCCACGACCCCGCGGCGCTGCCCGCCCTGCGCGAGGAGGTGGGGGACCACCCGCTGCTGGAGGGCTTCGACGGCGACCCGCTGGAGGCGTGCCGGGGGGCCGACGCCTTGATGCTGGTCACCGAATGGAAGGCCTACTGGAATCCCGACTGGCGGCGACTGGCCACGCTGCTGGACCAGCGCCTGGTGCTGGATGGGCGCAACATCTATGACCCGGCATGGGTCGCCGCCCAGGGCCTCCACTATCGGGGCATCGGCCGCCGCGCCGACCCCTGA
- the tolB gene encoding Tol-Pal system beta propeller repeat protein TolB: MKSLMTTWLAAALLLVSQLAQADLTIEITRGNESATPIAVVPFAGGEALPEDVARVIHDDLERSGYFEPLPRRQMMDEPSNADEVRYGDWKALDVRYLVVGSAERAGDGYRLRFELMDVSGEKRMLGEVVTATAGELRGAGHYISDQVFEAITGIRGAFSTRIAYVTSQGVGDNMQFALYVADADGHNSQQVLSSREPLLSPAWSPDGRKLAYVSFETERPAIYVQELGSGKRARVSSFQGLNGAPAWSPDGRRLAMSLSKDGQPEIYVMDIGSRDLQRITNDSAIDTEPSWAPDGRSLLFTSDRSGGPQLYRHDLASGEQKRMTFTGNYNARGRFSPDGEKLFLIHRSSQGFQVARQDLDSGRLVTLSDSRWDESPSVAPNGTMVIFATQQGNSGVLGAVTADGRASFRLPSAQGDVREPAWSPFMN, encoded by the coding sequence ATGAAATCCCTGATGACTACCTGGCTGGCTGCCGCCCTGCTGCTGGTGAGTCAACTCGCCCAGGCCGACCTGACCATCGAGATCACCCGTGGCAACGAGAGTGCCACGCCGATTGCCGTGGTGCCCTTCGCCGGTGGCGAGGCGTTGCCCGAGGATGTGGCTCGGGTGATCCACGACGACCTGGAGCGCAGCGGCTACTTCGAGCCGCTGCCGCGCCGCCAGATGATGGACGAGCCCAGCAACGCCGACGAGGTGCGCTACGGTGACTGGAAGGCGCTGGATGTCCGCTACCTGGTGGTGGGCAGCGCCGAGCGCGCCGGCGACGGCTATCGGCTGCGCTTCGAGCTGATGGACGTGAGCGGCGAGAAGCGCATGCTCGGAGAAGTGGTGACCGCCACCGCAGGCGAGCTGCGCGGCGCCGGACACTACATCAGCGACCAGGTGTTCGAGGCGATCACCGGCATCCGTGGCGCCTTCTCCACGCGCATCGCCTATGTCACCTCTCAGGGGGTCGGCGATAACATGCAGTTTGCCCTCTACGTGGCCGATGCCGACGGCCATAACAGCCAGCAGGTGCTGAGCTCGCGGGAACCGCTCCTGTCTCCGGCCTGGTCCCCGGATGGCCGCAAGCTGGCCTATGTCTCCTTCGAGACCGAACGGCCGGCGATCTACGTCCAGGAGCTGGGCTCCGGCAAGCGGGCGCGCGTCAGCTCCTTCCAGGGCCTCAACGGCGCACCGGCCTGGTCGCCGGACGGTCGCCGGCTGGCCATGTCGCTCTCCAAGGATGGCCAGCCGGAGATCTACGTGATGGACATCGGGTCCCGCGACCTGCAGCGCATCACCAACGACTCGGCCATCGATACCGAACCCTCCTGGGCCCCGGACGGCCGCAGCCTGCTGTTCACCTCCGACCGCAGCGGTGGGCCTCAGCTCTACCGCCACGACCTGGCCAGCGGCGAGCAGAAACGCATGACCTTCACCGGCAACTACAATGCCCGCGGCCGCTTCTCACCGGACGGCGAGAAACTGTTCCTGATCCATCGTTCCAGCCAGGGATTCCAGGTCGCGCGCCAGGATCTGGACAGCGGTCGCCTGGTCACGCTGAGCGATTCGCGCTGGGACGAGTCGCCCAGTGTTGCGCCCAACGGGACCATGGTAATCTTCGCCACCCAGCAGGGTAACAGCGGGGTGCTGGGGGCTGTCACCGCCGATGGACGCGCGTCCTTCCGGTTGCCCTCTGCTCAGGGTGACGTACGCGAACCCGCGTGGTCACCTTTCATGAACTGA
- a CDS encoding HAD-IA family hydrolase translates to MPRPAALLFDLDGTLVDTAPDLARATNALRAHHGLPALPYPAIRAQVSNGGSALVELALGLARDAPGHDEARSLLLAAYGEAVAEESCVFPELVPLLAAWEAAKRPWGIVTNKPRAYAEPLVAALGLSPGALLCADDLPVKKPDPAPLLEAARRLAVDPPACWYLGDHLRDIQAARAAGMPAVAVGWGYVEEGDDYRAWPADLWFETGEALAAALN, encoded by the coding sequence ATGCCCCGCCCCGCGGCCCTGCTCTTCGATCTCGACGGCACCCTGGTGGATACCGCGCCGGACCTGGCCAGGGCCACCAATGCCCTGCGCGCCCACCACGGCCTCCCCGCCCTGCCCTATCCGGCGATTCGCGCCCAGGTCTCCAACGGCGGCAGTGCGCTGGTCGAACTCGCCCTGGGCCTGGCGCGCGACGCGCCGGGACACGATGAGGCGCGTAGCCTGCTGCTCGCCGCCTACGGCGAGGCGGTGGCCGAGGAGAGTTGCGTCTTTCCCGAGCTGGTGCCGTTGCTGGCGGCCTGGGAGGCGGCCAAGCGTCCTTGGGGTATCGTCACCAACAAGCCGCGCGCCTACGCCGAGCCCCTGGTGGCGGCCCTGGGGCTGTCGCCGGGAGCGCTGCTCTGCGCCGATGACCTGCCGGTGAAGAAGCCTGACCCGGCCCCGCTGCTGGAGGCCGCCCGCCGCCTCGCCGTCGATCCACCGGCGTGCTGGTACCTGGGCGATCACCTGCGTGACATCCAGGCCGCCCGCGCCGCCGGCATGCCGGCGGTGGCGGTAGGCTGGGGCTATGTAGAGGAAGGCGACGACTATCGTGCCTGGCCCGCCGACCTCTGGTTCGAGACCGGCGAGGCGCTGGCGGCGGCGCTGAATTGA